From the Candidatus Omnitrophota bacterium genome, one window contains:
- the mtnA gene encoding S-methyl-5-thioribose-1-phosphate isomerase, with protein sequence MRVNGIPYRTVWLEGSTVHLIDQRRLPARFEILELPTVQQTAEAIRTMTVRGAGAIGVAAGFAMAQAALLAPASGVREALEQAAAIIRATRPTAQNLFYAVQRIVDGTRSAHSVDEIRRRAVVIAQRMADEDAASGERIGIVGASLIRDGASVMTHCNAGWLAFADWGTALAPIYVAHRAGKRVSVIVNETRPRGQGAKLTAWELGQEGVSHTLIPDTAAGYAMAQKLVDLIIVGADRIAANGDVANKIGTYALAVLAQAHQIPFYVAAPTTTIDAACPEGSKIPIEERSADEVVWTSGVTDDGAETRVRTAPEHTPARNWAFDVTPAALIRGLITDRGMIRPEPQAIAEVMTAAATR encoded by the coding sequence ATGCGAGTCAACGGTATCCCTTATCGCACTGTTTGGCTGGAAGGCTCGACGGTGCATCTGATCGATCAGCGCCGTCTGCCGGCGCGGTTTGAGATTCTTGAGCTGCCCACAGTCCAGCAGACGGCGGAGGCGATTCGCACTATGACCGTGCGAGGCGCTGGGGCCATTGGCGTCGCGGCCGGTTTTGCGATGGCGCAGGCGGCACTCCTGGCTCCGGCATCCGGCGTGCGCGAAGCGCTCGAGCAGGCGGCGGCGATCATCCGCGCCACGCGGCCCACCGCGCAGAACCTGTTTTATGCGGTGCAGCGTATCGTCGACGGCACGCGGTCGGCCCATTCCGTCGACGAGATTCGACGGCGAGCCGTGGTGATAGCTCAACGCATGGCCGATGAAGACGCCGCCTCCGGCGAGCGCATTGGAATCGTGGGGGCTTCGCTCATCCGCGATGGGGCGTCCGTGATGACGCACTGCAACGCCGGGTGGCTGGCGTTTGCCGATTGGGGCACGGCCTTGGCACCCATCTATGTCGCCCATCGAGCCGGCAAACGCGTGTCGGTGATCGTGAATGAGACGCGGCCGCGCGGGCAGGGGGCGAAGCTCACCGCCTGGGAACTCGGGCAAGAAGGTGTTTCGCATACGCTGATTCCCGATACCGCTGCTGGCTACGCGATGGCGCAAAAACTTGTGGATCTCATCATCGTGGGCGCGGATCGCATCGCGGCCAACGGCGATGTGGCGAATAAAATTGGGACGTATGCGTTGGCCGTGTTAGCGCAGGCCCATCAGATTCCGTTCTACGTTGCGGCTCCGACCACCACGATCGATGCCGCATGTCCTGAAGGCTCGAAGATTCCTATTGAAGAACGATCCGCTGATGAGGTCGTCTGGACATCAGGTGTGACCGATGATGGCGCAGAAACCCGCGTGCGCACCGCCCCGGAGCACACCCCAGCGCGCAACTGGGCGTTCGACGTGACACCGGCAGCGCTGATTCGCGGCCTGATCACCGATCGGGGGATGATTCGCCCTGAGCCTCAGGCGATCGCTGAGGTGATGACCGCGGCGGCGACTCGATGA
- a CDS encoding cytochrome c oxidase subunit 3, which produces MSYAHTVSSDLQTATGIPNGKLGMWLFLASEVMFFTGLIAAYIVLRMSHAHWPGPAGQLSVVWGTVNTLVLICSSTTVVLALAAAQRGAMGPLRLWLLVTVALGAAFLGIKGHEYAVKFHHGIGPSTNVFWSCYFALTGFHALHVLGGIGFNLYILALTRTEALWQDAGRRLEYAGLYWHFVDIVWIFLFPLLYLL; this is translated from the coding sequence ATGAGTTACGCTCACACTGTGTCTTCAGACCTTCAAACCGCCACCGGCATTCCCAACGGCAAATTGGGCATGTGGCTGTTTCTCGCGTCTGAGGTGATGTTTTTCACCGGGCTCATCGCCGCGTACATCGTCCTGCGCATGAGCCATGCGCACTGGCCCGGGCCGGCAGGGCAGCTGAGTGTCGTCTGGGGGACGGTCAACACGCTCGTGCTGATTTGCAGCAGCACGACGGTAGTGCTGGCTCTCGCCGCGGCTCAGCGGGGTGCGATGGGCCCGCTGCGCCTGTGGCTGCTCGTGACGGTCGCCTTAGGCGCGGCGTTCCTGGGCATTAAGGGGCACGAGTACGCTGTCAAGTTCCACCACGGCATCGGGCCGTCGACGAACGTCTTCTGGTCGTGCTATTTTGCGCTGACCGGATTTCACGCGCTGCACGTGCTCGGGGGGATCGGGTTCAACCTGTATATCTTGGCCTTGACGCGCACGGAAGCGCTCTGGCAGGATGCGGGCCGCCGGCTGGAGTACGCCGGGCTCTACTGGCATTTCGTCGATATCGTCTGGATATTTCTGTTTCCACTGCTGTATCTGCTGTGA
- a CDS encoding TVP38/TMEM64 family protein gives MRKTRLAWWGKWSLVACVAAGAWIGLRAAGFDIGTFSPERIRTYILSFGIWAPAMYLAVYGQPLIPLPATVAMGLAGAAFGHTWGAFYAMAGALLRAVSQFFVARWLGRDAVEHLLRGHVAAVDQQLGENGFKAVFFIRLIPNVPFDFQNYGLGFSKVRPMPYMLGSVLGILPGCLAYVWLGESVINPRQIWKLALVLVAVTSLSMAASAWRKRKSAAGAAP, from the coding sequence ATGCGTAAGACACGATTGGCGTGGTGGGGGAAATGGAGCCTCGTCGCGTGCGTGGCGGCCGGCGCGTGGATCGGATTGCGCGCCGCCGGATTCGATATCGGCACCTTCTCGCCGGAGCGGATTCGGACCTATATTCTTTCCTTCGGCATCTGGGCGCCGGCGATGTATCTGGCGGTCTACGGCCAGCCCCTGATTCCGCTGCCCGCCACGGTGGCGATGGGCCTGGCGGGTGCGGCGTTCGGCCATACGTGGGGAGCGTTCTACGCCATGGCCGGGGCGCTGCTGCGCGCCGTCAGCCAATTTTTTGTCGCCCGATGGCTGGGGCGCGACGCGGTCGAACATCTGCTGAGGGGGCATGTGGCCGCCGTCGATCAGCAACTCGGTGAGAACGGTTTCAAAGCGGTGTTCTTCATTCGCCTGATCCCCAATGTCCCGTTCGATTTCCAAAACTACGGCCTGGGATTTTCCAAAGTCCGCCCCATGCCGTATATGCTGGGCAGTGTTCTCGGCATCCTGCCGGGGTGCTTGGCGTATGTGTGGCTCGGGGAGTCGGTGATCAACCCGCGGCAGATCTGGAAATTGGCCCTCGTGCTGGTGGCGGTCACCAGCCTGTCGATGGCGGCCTCTGCGTGGCGGAAGCGGAAATCCGCCGCAGGAGCCGCGCCGTAG
- a CDS encoding undecaprenyl-diphosphate phosphatase, whose protein sequence is MTAVPGPIHAVILGAVEGLTEFLPVSSTGHLILVSRVLRLQGAAVDTFDVVIQAGALVAVVGLYRRHVMAMGRGLLGRDAEGQALLIKVLISFLPAAMAGAALHHAIKAHLFHPGAVIAAMALGGLLMIAVDRWCRPQRIASPRTMMSLTRHQALIIGIAQCAALWPGTSRSMATILAGIMVGLPLAAAAEYSFLLALPTLGAATLFDAVKGGATLWQQIGGLSILVGFVSAAIVAAVAVRGFVQYVSRHGLALFGWYRVFVAAVVWVYGR, encoded by the coding sequence ATGACGGCGGTGCCAGGTCCAATCCACGCCGTCATCCTCGGTGCAGTTGAGGGCTTGACGGAATTTTTGCCGGTGTCTTCCACGGGGCACTTGATTCTCGTCTCCCGCGTGCTGCGGCTGCAGGGCGCCGCCGTAGACACGTTTGATGTCGTGATTCAAGCCGGGGCGTTGGTTGCCGTCGTGGGATTGTACCGCCGCCATGTCATGGCCATGGGGCGAGGTCTGCTTGGCCGAGATGCCGAAGGCCAGGCGCTGCTCATCAAGGTGCTGATCAGTTTTCTGCCGGCGGCGATGGCCGGAGCAGCGCTGCATCATGCGATCAAGGCGCACCTGTTTCATCCCGGGGCCGTCATCGCCGCGATGGCGCTCGGCGGGTTGCTCATGATCGCGGTGGATCGCTGGTGCCGCCCTCAGCGCATCGCGTCGCCGCGCACCATGATGTCCCTGACGAGGCATCAGGCGCTGATCATCGGCATCGCCCAGTGCGCGGCCCTGTGGCCTGGCACTTCGCGCTCGATGGCGACGATCCTGGCCGGTATAATGGTAGGGCTGCCGCTGGCTGCGGCCGCGGAGTACAGTTTTTTGCTCGCCCTGCCGACGTTGGGCGCCGCGACGCTGTTTGATGCCGTCAAGGGCGGTGCTACGCTGTGGCAGCAGATCGGCGGTCTCTCGATCCTCGTAGGATTTGTCAGCGCGGCGATCGTCGCTGCGGTTGCGGTTCGTGGCTTTGTCCAGTATGTCAGCCGCCACGGCCTCGCACTGTTTGGATGGTACCGCGTGTTTGTGGCCGCCGTGGTGTGGGTCTATGGACGATAG
- the trxB gene encoding thioredoxin-disulfide reductase, whose product MAEKLVIIGSGPAGHTAAIYTARAALSPVMFEGFSAGGIPGGQLMTTTEVENYPGFPDGVDGQELMAHMRKQSLRFGTRIFTEDATRVDLSSRPFTVASSAHEVKAESIIVAAGATAKRLNLPGEARLWNHGMSACAVCDGALPVFRNKPLVVIGGGDSACEESHFLTKFASRVYLVHRRGELRASKIMQERVLKDPKIEVIWNSVVEDVLGKTAVEAVRLRHAQTNQTRELPCGGVFYAIGFTPNTAMLAGQVETDKDGYIITKPGSTQTSVPGVFACGDVQDKKYRQAITAAGSGCMAAIDCERFLAESDQAV is encoded by the coding sequence ATGGCTGAAAAACTTGTCATTATCGGTTCCGGTCCGGCAGGCCACACGGCGGCGATCTACACCGCCCGCGCCGCCTTATCCCCGGTGATGTTTGAGGGCTTCTCGGCCGGCGGCATCCCCGGCGGCCAGCTCATGACCACGACCGAGGTCGAAAATTATCCAGGATTTCCCGACGGGGTTGATGGGCAGGAGCTCATGGCCCACATGCGCAAGCAGTCGCTGCGGTTTGGCACGCGCATCTTCACGGAAGACGCCACACGTGTTGATCTCTCCTCTCGGCCGTTTACCGTGGCCTCCTCCGCGCATGAGGTGAAGGCCGAATCGATCATCGTGGCGGCCGGGGCGACGGCAAAGCGGTTGAACCTGCCGGGTGAGGCGAGATTATGGAATCATGGCATGTCCGCCTGCGCGGTCTGCGACGGGGCGCTGCCGGTGTTCCGCAACAAGCCGCTCGTCGTGATCGGCGGCGGCGACTCGGCCTGCGAGGAATCGCACTTTTTGACGAAGTTCGCCTCGAGGGTGTACCTGGTGCATCGACGCGGCGAGTTGCGCGCCTCGAAGATCATGCAGGAACGGGTCTTGAAGGATCCGAAGATCGAGGTCATCTGGAACAGCGTGGTCGAGGATGTGCTGGGCAAGACCGCGGTCGAAGCGGTCCGGCTGCGCCACGCGCAAACGAATCAGACGCGCGAGCTGCCCTGCGGCGGCGTCTTTTACGCCATCGGCTTTACGCCGAATACGGCCATGCTTGCCGGCCAAGTCGAAACAGATAAGGACGGCTACATCATCACCAAACCGGGCTCAACGCAAACCTCGGTGCCCGGTGTCTTTGCCTGCGGCGATGTCCAAGATAAAAAATACCGCCAGGCGATTACCGCCGCCGGCTCCGGCTGCATGGCCGCCATCGACTGCGAACGCTTCCTCGCTGAATCGGATCAGGCAGTTTGA
- the rhaD gene encoding bifunctional rhamnulose-1-phosphate aldolase/short-chain dehydrogenase: MTPLEALVARSRRIGAQERLGLFGGGNTSIKCAQPDLFGRPQEVLWVKGSGADLNNCSARHFAPLALAPLQRMAARADMSDEEMVRFLERCLLDPKAPRPSVETLLHAFIPQASVDHTHADAILALANTRRGRHLTRRILGPELLWIPYIQPGFRLSRYVWEAYRDQPQAHGAVLEKHGLITWGPDGRTSLKRTIDAVSRAERFIHARRRKRSWSSVGCAALSPNERSAWLRRRLPVLRRVISQHRRMSLTVWDSPDILEFVNARRMPRVARIGPATPDHMLRTKRLPLIARASDDMARRLHQYADAHRRYFLTYRRTGQAMQDPFPRVMLIPGVGMITTGKDAAETARVAMIYRHAMAIMRDASTVGAYTSVSAREAFGVEYWPLELYKLTLAPPEPEFARQIGLITGAAGGIGRAIAHCLASRGASVIVTDLHAAAVEQLAEAINRRVGRRCALGLGMDVTSERSVDAALDRVLRQFGGLDFLVSNAGIAHVAAVDRLELSQWERSLAVNATGHFLVSRAVVRLLKAQGLGGALVFIASKNVLAPGKDFGAYSAAKAAQTQLARILAIENGEHQIRVNLVNPDGVFEGSGLWNTIKASRAKSYGITPKALESYYQGRNLLQARVLPEDVAEAVAFFISAKSAKTTGCILTVDGGVREAFPR, encoded by the coding sequence ATGACTCCTCTTGAGGCGCTCGTCGCCCGATCTCGACGCATTGGAGCGCAGGAGCGGTTGGGGCTCTTCGGCGGAGGCAACACCTCGATCAAATGCGCGCAGCCGGATCTCTTCGGCCGGCCGCAGGAGGTGCTGTGGGTCAAAGGCAGCGGCGCAGATTTGAACAATTGTTCCGCGCGGCATTTCGCTCCGCTGGCCCTCGCCCCGCTGCAGCGGATGGCTGCGCGCGCCGATATGAGCGATGAGGAGATGGTGCGCTTTCTTGAGCGCTGTCTGCTGGATCCGAAAGCGCCGCGCCCGTCGGTGGAAACGCTGCTCCACGCGTTTATTCCGCAGGCCTCGGTGGATCACACCCATGCCGATGCGATCCTCGCACTCGCCAATACCCGCCGCGGGCGGCACCTCACCCGACGGATTCTTGGTCCTGAGCTGTTATGGATCCCGTACATCCAGCCTGGCTTTCGGCTCTCGCGCTACGTCTGGGAGGCCTACCGCGATCAGCCACAAGCGCACGGGGCGGTGCTGGAGAAACACGGCCTCATCACCTGGGGCCCGGATGGGCGCACGAGCCTCAAGCGCACGATCGACGCGGTGTCCCGCGCCGAGCGCTTCATTCATGCCCGGCGGCGGAAACGATCATGGTCGTCCGTGGGATGCGCCGCACTCAGCCCGAACGAGCGCTCGGCCTGGTTGCGCCGGCGGTTGCCGGTGCTGCGGCGGGTGATCAGCCAGCACCGGCGCATGAGCCTGACCGTGTGGGATTCGCCGGACATCCTGGAGTTTGTGAACGCCCGGCGGATGCCGCGAGTCGCCCGCATCGGTCCGGCGACGCCGGATCACATGCTGCGCACCAAACGCTTGCCGCTGATTGCCCGCGCATCCGACGACATGGCACGGCGGCTTCATCAGTATGCCGACGCGCACCGACGCTATTTTCTCACGTATCGCCGCACAGGTCAGGCCATGCAAGACCCCTTCCCGCGCGTCATGCTCATTCCCGGCGTCGGCATGATCACGACAGGGAAGGATGCTGCCGAGACCGCGCGGGTGGCCATGATCTATCGGCACGCGATGGCCATCATGCGCGATGCCTCAACCGTCGGCGCCTATACGTCGGTGTCGGCGCGCGAGGCGTTCGGTGTAGAGTATTGGCCGCTGGAGTTGTATAAACTGACCCTCGCCCCGCCGGAGCCGGAATTCGCCCGGCAGATCGGCTTGATCACGGGAGCTGCCGGGGGCATCGGCCGCGCCATCGCGCACTGTCTGGCCAGCCGTGGGGCTTCGGTCATCGTGACCGATCTTCACGCCGCCGCCGTTGAGCAGCTCGCGGAGGCGATCAATCGGCGCGTGGGTCGTCGGTGTGCGCTCGGCTTAGGGATGGACGTGACCAGCGAACGCAGCGTGGACGCAGCGCTCGATCGCGTGCTCCGACAGTTCGGCGGCCTCGACTTTCTCGTGTCCAATGCCGGGATCGCGCACGTCGCGGCCGTGGATCGATTGGAGCTCTCGCAATGGGAACGCAGTCTGGCTGTCAATGCCACGGGCCATTTCTTGGTGTCGCGAGCCGTCGTGCGTTTGCTCAAGGCGCAGGGCCTGGGGGGTGCGCTCGTGTTTATTGCGTCAAAAAACGTCTTAGCCCCAGGCAAAGATTTCGGCGCCTATAGCGCGGCTAAAGCGGCGCAAACCCAGCTGGCCCGCATCCTGGCGATTGAAAACGGCGAACATCAGATTCGGGTGAATCTGGTGAACCCCGATGGCGTCTTCGAGGGCTCGGGCTTGTGGAACACGATCAAGGCCTCTCGGGCGAAGTCCTATGGCATCACGCCCAAGGCGCTCGAATCGTATTATCAGGGCCGCAATCTCTTACAGGCGCGCGTGCTGCCGGAAGACGTGGCCGAAGCCGTCGCGTTTTTCATCTCGGCGAAATCGGCGAAAACCACCGGCTGCATCCTCACCGTCGATGGCGGAGTACGCGAGGCATTTCCGCGATGA
- a CDS encoding fatty acid desaturase, translating to MVLIHAGAVLAPWTFTWTGFWIFFWLQLLTGLGVTLCYHRLLAHRSFHVPRWLEYALTVIGSLSVQGGPVKWVATHRVHHAFSDRPQDPHSPNKGFWWAHMLWLFPYDEVLDNPSKYERYVPDLARNRVHQFIERTHVLYTVLLGLILLALGGWPWVIWGVFLRTAVVWHSTWLVNSASHLWGYKTFDTNEGSTNNWWVALLSYGEGWHNNHHAYLHSAAHGLRWWEFDMTYATIRLLSWLGLAKRIRLPQGNPAKLPAMDPVEALRKIRLPVPSLSI from the coding sequence GTGGTGCTGATCCACGCGGGCGCGGTGCTAGCACCTTGGACATTCACCTGGACAGGGTTCTGGATCTTCTTCTGGCTCCAGCTGCTCACCGGGTTAGGCGTCACCCTCTGCTACCACCGGCTGCTGGCCCACCGCAGCTTTCATGTTCCGCGGTGGCTCGAGTATGCGCTCACCGTCATCGGCTCCTTGTCGGTTCAAGGGGGACCGGTGAAGTGGGTCGCGACGCACCGGGTGCACCACGCGTTTTCTGACCGGCCGCAAGACCCCCACAGCCCGAATAAGGGGTTCTGGTGGGCGCACATGCTGTGGCTGTTCCCATACGATGAGGTATTGGACAATCCCAGCAAGTATGAGCGCTATGTGCCGGATCTGGCCCGCAATCGGGTGCACCAATTCATCGAACGCACCCACGTGCTCTACACGGTGCTGCTCGGGCTCATCCTGCTAGCGCTGGGGGGATGGCCGTGGGTGATCTGGGGCGTGTTTCTCCGCACCGCGGTGGTCTGGCATTCCACCTGGCTGGTGAACTCCGCCTCGCACCTGTGGGGCTACAAAACCTTCGACACGAATGAGGGCTCCACGAACAACTGGTGGGTCGCGTTGCTGTCGTACGGCGAGGGCTGGCATAACAACCACCATGCGTATCTGCATTCGGCCGCGCATGGCTTGCGCTGGTGGGAGTTCGACATGACGTACGCGACGATCCGTCTCCTGTCCTGGTTGGGACTGGCCAAGCGGATCCGGTTGCCGCAAGGCAACCCGGCGAAGCTGCCGGCGATGGATCCTGTCGAGGCGCTGCGCAAGATCCGTCTTCCGGTTCCAAGCCTCTCGATCTAA
- a CDS encoding adenine phosphoribosyltransferase yields the protein MKTSTPRQRAISARDPLGFKRYIRNIPDFPKPGILFRDITTLLRNGPAFHKAIHALAQRHHGTKPDAVVAIESRGLIVGSALAYELGVGVIPVRKKGKLPHKTFRASYELEYGTDTLEIHQDGFSRGSRVLLVDDLLATGGTMGATIDLIEQCGGNIIELAFLIELTALGGRERLAPYPVISLVRY from the coding sequence ATGAAAACATCAACCCCTCGGCAACGCGCGATCTCTGCGAGGGATCCTTTGGGCTTCAAACGATACATCCGGAACATTCCGGATTTTCCAAAACCCGGCATCTTATTTCGCGATATCACGACGCTGCTCCGCAACGGGCCGGCGTTCCACAAGGCGATTCATGCGCTGGCTCAGCGCCATCACGGAACCAAGCCGGATGCGGTGGTGGCGATTGAGTCGCGCGGCTTGATCGTAGGCTCGGCCCTCGCCTATGAGCTTGGAGTCGGCGTCATCCCCGTCAGAAAGAAGGGCAAGCTGCCCCATAAGACATTTCGCGCCAGCTACGAGCTGGAATACGGCACCGACACGCTGGAGATTCACCAGGATGGATTTTCGAGGGGCTCGCGCGTCCTCTTAGTGGATGACCTGCTGGCCACCGGCGGCACCATGGGGGCGACCATCGACCTCATTGAGCAATGCGGCGGAAACATTATCGAGCTCGCGTTCTTGATCGAGCTGACCGCGCTGGGCGGGCGCGAGCGCTTAGCACCCTATCCGGTGATTTCCTTGGTGCGGTATTAA
- a CDS encoding DUF3332 family protein produces MHRSTRLGAGVLAALLMGGCYGPFNLTRTLYHWNGNLQDKWVREFAFIVMVWAPVYGLATLGDAVIFNSIEFWGGKNPVEPPKGASLPATKHIVRGDAEAWLTYRNTAEGRELLVEQFQRGRPAATLRVTERHGMTVGEDADGHVLLTAQSLADGRVVVNNGEGQTVASHPATEGPHLASVRR; encoded by the coding sequence ATGCATCGGAGCACGCGGTTGGGCGCTGGAGTGCTGGCGGCGTTGTTGATGGGCGGATGCTACGGCCCGTTTAATTTGACGCGGACCCTGTATCACTGGAACGGGAATCTTCAAGACAAGTGGGTGCGCGAGTTTGCCTTCATCGTGATGGTGTGGGCTCCGGTCTATGGGTTGGCGACGCTGGGCGACGCGGTAATTTTCAACTCGATCGAATTCTGGGGAGGGAAGAACCCTGTCGAGCCGCCGAAGGGAGCCAGCCTGCCCGCCACCAAGCACATTGTCCGCGGCGATGCCGAGGCCTGGTTGACGTACCGCAACACCGCGGAAGGCCGCGAGCTCCTCGTGGAGCAATTCCAGCGCGGCCGTCCGGCCGCAACACTCCGGGTGACTGAGCGCCATGGCATGACGGTTGGCGAGGATGCCGACGGCCACGTGCTCTTGACGGCCCAATCATTGGCTGATGGCCGGGTCGTCGTCAATAATGGGGAAGGGCAAACGGTGGCTTCCCATCCTGCGACCGAAGGGCCGCATCTCGCCTCCGTGCGCCGATAA
- a CDS encoding cytochrome C oxidase subunit IV family protein: MRDSPESTIRTYLAIWGWLAGLMLIGVLLSELRIPKQTIVLLVLLFSSIKATLVALYYMHLKMDRRLLTLVLLAPLTIIALALGVVFSSRLVRL; the protein is encoded by the coding sequence ATGCGCGATTCGCCTGAGTCCACCATCAGAACCTACTTGGCGATTTGGGGATGGTTGGCGGGATTGATGCTCATCGGGGTGCTCTTGTCTGAGCTGCGCATCCCGAAGCAAACGATTGTGCTGTTGGTGCTGCTGTTCTCGTCGATCAAGGCCACGCTGGTGGCCCTCTACTACATGCACCTCAAAATGGATCGGCGCCTGCTCACCCTCGTGCTGCTCGCTCCGCTGACGATTATCGCCCTTGCCCTCGGTGTTGTCTTCTCCAGCCGCCTCGTCCGCCTCTAA